GGAACTATATAAAAAGGGAGTATTTCCTTGGGTAATTTGGGAAATGTGGGAAAAATCAGTAGCAAAAAGTATCTTCGAACATCTCACTCTATTTTAATAGCAGTGAATCTGTAGAGGAGCTAACTTAAAACCCCAATTAGTCTTTGCAAGCCTTTGtcccttttaattaaaagcctCCTCTTAGAGCTGACCGTTTTGGTTGTCAGAACCCAGCcccagtgaaaaaaaacattctctcTTACACCCATGTCACAGTGTTATGAGAAAGTTCATTCCAAAGCACGAATGAAGATGTTCAGCCAATTTAATTACTAGATTGACTGAATATTCCTAAACCTGTTTGCCAGGTTCAGAGGCACACAGCCCATTATAAATGATTGTACCACTTTTGGATACCATCCTGGGAAGGTACATTTGCCAGTATAGTCATCATCCAGGAAATAAATATGCTCTGTCCTGGAAATATATAGATGAAATAGAGCTCGTCACTTGCGGTAGATGTCATCCTGGCTTCATATCCACCCTTAGACAAACTTCCCTACAGATATGCACTTAAACTGAGATAATCACCATCCTGGAAATTTACGTTCAGGAGGTGGACTGAAAAGATATTGTGGGTGTGAGAATGTGTGAGGTGGAGGGTCTTTGGTCTTTTACCAGAAAGAGCTTAATTTCAGGTCTAGTGGGAGGATTTGCTCATCGGCTGTCTCTGGCTGTATGGAAGATGCAACCCCCTAATCCCCCACTCCCAAATCAATTTGCTGAGGTGAAAGGAAGGTTCTCATCAGTCTGTTGTGCTGTCTGCCCACCCCAAACTGTAAAGGGTATTTCTCTGTGTTGAAATAGACACTTACTTGTGGTTTTCAGCTGAACAGTCTTTACAAAAGAGCTACTTAGCATGGTAAGCCATACAGCTGTTATCACAGCCATTTGACATTGGTAAATAACTGGTAGAGCTTTTCACAGTAACTGAGGAGTTAAACATGGTATCCTGGCtacatttaatttgaaaaaaatatattttgctcaGCTAACTCATTCCAGCACTTTGAATTggagaaaatcttttctttatttcaagcCCTACTTTGCTATCTAATATTGATAAattttataaagtatttaaGGTTCCTTTCAGATGAAAGGCAGTACAGAAATATAAGCTATTCTTAGGACTATAGATCCCTTGGACTTTTTCTTCATTCGTCTTTATCTTGTGCTATGTTTGTCTTCCAAATTTCCTTTCAGATCAGAAATGACAATTACCAAAGAATCAGAGAGAAATAGGCAATTGTCATTTATAATCTATCTTCACCTGGAAAAAGGTTCTAGCCTCAGAGCTGAGTTAACTTTAAGGAAGGTGAAGTTGCCAACCTATTGTACTCTATGTAGAAGAGGTTAATTTTGCCTTAATTAGCTGAGAACACCTTTGCACTCATAGATACTATCTTTTCTGTGCTATACATCTCTTGTTTTTTGCACCTGTGCAGGAAGTTGGATGCTTTCATATATGATGCAGCAGTGCTGAACTACATGGCTGGCAGAGATGAAGGCTGCAAGCTGGTGACGATTGGGAGTGGGAAAGTGTTTGCCTCCACTGGCTATGGCATTGCCATTCAAAAGGACTCAGGCTGGAAGCGCCAGGTTGATCTTGCCATTCTACAGCTTTTTGGAGATGGTAAGtgacagaaagaagaggagttGCAGTTTTCCTAAGAAATAACAAGCCCTGCATATATGGAGTAGAAGTCCTGTCTCCCAAGATCTGGTGTTTCAGATCTGAGCTGAGAACAGGAGATTATTAACAAGGGTTTGTTGGAGACATTGCACCAGAAATGTGCAGGAAGTCACCTGTTTTTATATTGTTGATGTAGAATGTTATCAAAAGCATTAGGGGTTTCATAGAATCAGCTCTGATGTGTGTTTGAACAATATCTTGTGAGAAGAGTGTCTTgtgaaaacaagttttcttttgtgaatttTTTGTTAGCTATGACCAAACCCACAAATGATACTGGACTTCCCATGGTTGCCCAATGCTTCATAGTTCTAGACGTGACCAAGCCATGCAGAGTTTAGAAAATAACAGACTAATTATTTCTTGATGAAAAAGTTAACTCAGATTTCCCCAAATCTCAAAAAACAGctaaccaaacaaacaaacaaggaaggAAGATCTTGAGACTCAGAAGAACATTATGGAATGAATTTTTAATCAGAACAGTATAGTTACCACATTCATCTCATTATTTACAGAGAAAGAgctgttattaaaaaattattcatgGGGTAAGGAATTTctttttagtaaatattttcctggctTTCCCTTTCCATTCCATATTACACCTTTCTGggttctttttttaatacataaaattcACAGGTTACTTTATatatcagtatttcttttttttccccctgaaacCCGAAAATAACATATGGTATAATAAGTATGTAAAGAACATAGCTTTTATATACTTCAGCAGACTATTGATCACCTGATGGATAGGGTGTCTGAACTGTCTAATatgtattatttcagaaaaagacatGGGGTCTTCATAAAGCTTTTAAGAGCGTACTATGATGCCATATAAATATAtggatctttttttccctgacactGGACTGGAGGTTGAAATAACTTCCCTAGCAGCATGAAAAGAATTGCCGACCTGTAAAATTAGTTTGTTTCTGAATGTCTCAGTATGAGCATGTGTATTCATGTgtgcttctctctctcctcatgAAATACCATAATGGGAGTAAGTGGGGTATGAAATTAGACTACAGAACATTTGTTCCTAGTTGATacaaattaataatatttttgattGGTCAACGGGCTTGGAAGTGTCAAATATGGGCAAaactgaagggaagaaaaccacgtaaaaatgcaaaaatattttggagaacaTAGCAGCTCATTTTAGTGAGCTATGGATATGatgaaaacacattcaaaatcagtcattttgatgtaaaaaatcaacattttgaattttgagctggcaatgttttcatttagaaatgacTCATTTCTGTCTACCACTATCAGTTACTGATTTTCCCTTCATTGACCTAATATGAAAGTGGAAGTTTGTGAGGTGAAGTCTTCAGTCATCTGGTGGACAACTTATTCAGGGCCCTACAGCAGACATTTGGCAAGTGATAGCTGTGTCATGCAGCACAGAGTTTTGTGCCTAACATCACTGTGGAAAAATCATGTTGCCTTCCCAGTGACTAATTGCACCTGCCCCTATCAGAAGAGCAGTTGGGATATTTCACAGATgtaacaaatgtgaaaaaagaGCATGGCCACCAGAAACTACCTTAAATCAGCTTCTTGTATTCAGTCTACCTCAGATTGAGCTTCTTAGCCATTGCAGGGTGGGTTAACCTGTTTCTTTACGTCTCCGTGTCTTTACAGGGGAgatggaggagctggaagcactGTGGCTCACTGGCATTTGTCACAACGAGAAGAATGAGGTTATGAGCAGCCAGCTGGATATAGACAACATGGCAGGTGTCTTCTACATGCTGGGAGCAGCTATGGCCCTCAGTCTCATCACCTTCATCTGTGAACATCTCTTCTACTGGCAATTCCGCCACTGCTTCATGGGCGTCTGCTCTGGCAAGCCTGGCGTGGTCTTCTCCATCAGCAGGGTAAGTGCCATTAGCTAGCAGAGGGGAAAAGGGTCAGGCTTTATTCAGACAGTCCTAGGTCCTGGAGATGGGGAAATCCACCCAGACTGTCTAACACACAGGTGGTACAGAGTGATGATCTGCAATGTAAAGGCTGGTGTCTTTTCTCTGTTAATGTTGCAAAagtatttactgtttttctctgacatttctGGTCTCTGCCTCATTATAAtagcagaaatggaaatttcacatggaaatgaaaatgcaatataAAGAGAAGTCAACTGTAATTGTCTGCTCCTCCAATGTGAGTTGTAAGCAGGCCAAATTTAGGGACAATAGGTCGAGTAATAGTGGATAATGATTAGAAATTCAGGAGTTTTTCATTGTCCCCTATATTACAGCTGTTCACCTGAACTTGTGTTAACTAGAACTGTGCTACCAGGGGCAGCCAGAAGCCCCCAACCACAAGCCATGCGCTAAACTATGCAAAAATCCTTCCAGCGAGGATGACCACATAAACTTAGCAATTGCTCTATGCAAATCTGCCCTAGGGGATACTATTTACATTTAAAGCAGATTCTAATAATTTCTGAGTCATCTTCCTGCTATTACTGTCGGTAGCAGCATCCCATTTGgagcttctttttcttctttctgtcacTGGTCTGTTCTCTTGATCCATTCTGAAGTGAGGTCAAGTCTTGGCATGTTTGACCTCGGTATCTGTTGTAGCAGAACTAACTTTGATTGTACTAGGAGTATATAATTGCTGCATAACATATTGTTTAGGAGAAATGACAGCCTTTTGTATGTAGGGACACATCTCTCTTCTATACCATTAGTTTTTAACCTGTTCTAGTCTGGAAATGAGATGTGGGACTGTGCTTGGTGATCCTTAGCTGAATACAGATCCTTTCATTCTGGGGTTATCTGTTACATTTGGCTCAGGTTGGTGAAAAGTCCAAAAAGCATTAATCATCTGCTAGCTGCTGAGAAACCATGGTAACATGACGTAGTGGTGTCCGTTTCACAAATGACATTAATCAGCAGGCTCTGTTTGGTAGGCCAGGTAACAAATGAGCccccttccttctgctccttgGGGTAGTCCTTGCAAACCGCCTATCACGGATGAAATGATCTTTTGGATGAAGTGAGCTAGTGGGGAAGGTGGAGGAATCAGGCACTTCTGCTGTCTGATTTAAGGTTGAATCGAGAACTTTCACTTTCAGGGATGTCAATTTGGAGGCTGTTATCACCATTAAATTTAATagaatgcaattaaaaattcTATTGTACCTTGCTCAACCAGATGCAAAAGAACCAAATACCTGTTCAGCagttctgctctttctctgtttccttttctaatCTGTACTGATGATTAATGTAGCTAAGTTTATGACAAATGaagctgtttcctttttaagaTAGCTCTTGTCTTGTTGATTCACTGATGCCCAGATGAATTTCAAGGGGCAAAATAGACCTTCTTCCTCTTGTCTACACAGAATCCTTTGTCTAGGTGCTTTCATTCCCAAGGATATTATTTTCCCCCATTTGCAATTCTGTGTTACACCTACTAAATTTGAGTAACTCTTACGGATGCTAGCAGTTATTGCTGCATCCTACAGATATGACATGAagcaaagaagaggaagataagtggaggaaaaggaaaaaaaatgtgagggGCAAGAaagagaggcagagcagctaGGGTTAGTGGAACTGATCTAGCTTCATTTCATTTGAGTGTGTTTCGTGATGGAAGGCTGACAGGTGTACGCTACAGAAATGTGCTGTACATGCACAGGGTGCTTCCGAGCCCACAACCCCTTTTGTGTATTCGTAGCAGGACCACTCACCTTCATGCTTTCTCTCATTTCAGGGTATCTACAGCTGCATCCATGGTGTGGCCATTGAGGAACGCCAGTCAGCAATGAACTCCCCCACGGCGACTATGAACAACACCCATTCCAACATCCTCCGCCTGCTTCGGACAGCCAAGAACATGGCCAACCTGTCAGGGGTCAATGGCTCACCTCAGAGTGCCCTGGACTTTATCCGTCGTGAGTCATCGGTTTACGATATCTCTGAGCACCGCCGCAGCTTCACACACTCAGACTGCAAGTCCTACAACAACCCCCCCTGTGAAGAGAATCTCTTTAGTGACTATATTAGTGAGGTAGAGAGGACCTTTGGCAACCTCCAGCTGAAAGACAGCAATGTATATCAGGACCACTACCATCACCACCACCGCCCCCATAGCATTGGCAGCACCAGCTCCATTGATGGGCTCTATGACTGTGACAACCCACCCTTCAATGCCCAGTCGCGGTCCATTGGGAAGAAGCCATTGGACCTGGGGTTACCCCCTGCCAAGCACAGCCAGCTGGGTGACCTCTATGGCAAGTTCTCCTTCAAGAGTGACCGCTACGGGGGCAGTGGAGCCCACGATGACCTGATCCGCTCGGATGTCTCTGACATTTCCACTCACACCGTCACCTATGGCAACATCGAAGGCAATGCAGCCAAGCGGCGGAAGCAGCAGTACAAGGACAGCCTGAAGAAACGTCCAGCCTCTGCCAAGTCCCGGCGGGAGTTCGATGAGATAGAGTTGGCCTACCGCCGGCGCCCACCCCGCTCGCCCGACCACAAGCGCTACTTCAGGGACAAGGAAGGGCTACGGGACTTCTACCTGGATCAGTTTCGAACCAAGGAAAATTCACCGCACTGGGAACATGTGGACCTGACGGATATCTACAAAGAGCGGGGAGATGAGTTTAAGCGTgacacaggaggaggagggggtggATCCTGCACAAACAGGGCCCACCATAAGCATGGCTCGGGTGAGTTTGGCGGAAGCAATGAGCACAAGCATGGTGTTGTAAGTGGGGTCCCGGCGCCGTGGGAGAAGAATCTGACCAACCTAGACTGGGAGGACCGGCCTGGGACTAATTTCTGCCGTGGTTGCCCTTCTAAGGTGCACAACTACACACCGTCAGTGGTGGGGCAGAACTCCACCCGCCAGGCTTGCATCCGGTGTGAGGCCTGCAAGAAAGCGGGCAACCTGTATGACATCAGCGAGGACAACTCACTCCAAGAGCTGGACCAGCCACCTGCCCCTGTGCCCGTGGCCACCagtgccacctcctcctccaaatATCCTCAGAGCCCTTCCAATTCTGCCTCCAAGGTGCAGAAGAAGAACCGCAACAAGCTCCGCCGGCAGCACTCCTACGACACTTTTGTGGACCTGCAGAAGGATGACTCAGCCCTGGCCCCTCGCAGCGTCAGCCTCAAGGACAAGGGCCGCTTTTTGGAGGGGAGCCCCTACGCCCACATGTTTGAGATGCCAGCCAGTGAGACCACCTTTGCCAACAACAAGTCCTCAGTGCCCGCCACCAGctaccaccaccacaacaaccCCGGCAGCAGCGGGGGATACATGCTCAGCAAGTCGCTCTACCCTGACCGGGTCACCCAAAACCCTTTCATCCCCACTTTTGGGGATGACCAATGCTTGCTCCACGGCAGCAAATCTTATTTCTTCAGGCAGCCTGTGGTGGCAGGAGGGCCCAAAGCCAGGCCAGACTTCCGAGCCATCGTCACCACCAACAAGCCGGTGGTCTCAGCCCTTCATGGGGCTGTGCCAGCCCGTTTCCAGAAGGACGTCTGTATAGGGAACCAGTCCAACCCCTGTGTGCCtaacaacaaaaaccccagGGCTTTCAATGGCTCCAGCAACGGGCATGTTTATGAGAAACTCTCCAGTATTGAGTCTGACGTTTGAGTGAGAGGGGAAGAGCGCGGGGAGGGACTGGGGGTGGATGTGGAGCATGGGAGGGTGGGGTGGGATCACTCCCATTGGCTACTCTCCCTGGTCGTCCTTAGTTTGTGGGATACTGGAGTTCTGAGTAGTGCAGCACTGGTGACAAGTGCCACCTCTTTggtttcccctcttcctcctcctctttcccacccctccccttttatctctttttccATGTTCTCGCTCCTCCCATTCTCCTCCATTCCTGGCCATTGCACTTTACAGTGACGTCAGAGTTGGATATCCTCGCTCGTGATTtcaggagggggagaaaaagacagGGAAGGGGTGGGGCGAGGGGGAGCAGCAGTGACTCTAGTATTTCACTTTTGCTGGCTCCCAGCAGAGAAAGGCATGTGCACGCACAAACGTGTGTGGCAGGAGGAGACAGCAGTAGCAGTGTAATGGACATGCTGGAACACATGCTTGCTCAGGCAACTCTTCCTAAAACTGCCTAGAAAAGAGTAATGTTTGAAGATGTAGAGAAAgtgaagggggaaaaacatGATTAACTTGATGATGCACTTATATGTTAGGTATACTGAGGTTCTCGTTACATTATTTTGTGAAGACTATGGGGGTTTAGggctgaaatatatatatatatatttgcgTATATGCTGAGAAATTTTACTCTAAAATTTTGAATTGTTtgctgggggtgtggggggagggagagaagattTGTCTGCAGGTCTGGTTAGTGTTTTCACTATGGCTATTACAGCCACGGAATCTGTGACAGACCATTGGGACAGCTGGAAAGGAAGTGGGGTCTGAGTCTGGAAAAGCAACCCTGGAGTCAGGGAGGCTTCTGGGAGCTCTGACAGAGGATGCAGGtttgcactgaaatgaaaggagtttggagaaaaggagtGCAGAGCTGGGTTGTTAGCTATGAATTGCTCACTAGTTGTGGCTTATTTCAAGGGTGGGAGCAGTATATCATATGGGTTAGCCTATACGCGAGTATATACAATAATCTTATACTTGAAATGTCTgtggagaaagcaaaataaacccACAATCCTATAAGGTGTCTGGATAACAAACAGTGGAACAGAGCTAAAGAGTAGGGAAAGGTGGGGAGTTTTGTCACTGTCACTTCAGGGGACACCAACCTTGTTTTGGCATGTCCTTTCAGCAAGGAGAGCAGGACAAGAAAGGTTTTCATCCTTCTGCCCTCCCTACCCTTGGCCAGCAGGATGGAACAAAAGGAAGAGGGTGCCCTCTGCCAATGCTGGCATGgtgctggagagagaaaaaaaacaccatgaaagGGTGCATGTGGTGGCGTTGGTGCTGGTGGACTGTTTTGATGCCTTCTTGGACATGTGGAAGTGGGAAGAGGGTGTGCACACCCATGggaaatacatatgtatatttactATTGAATGTACAAGGGAAGTACATGGCTTGTCTTCCTGGCAAGGGATGTGCTTGAATAAATGCCAGAGAGCACAGAAACTTGTGCTGAGGGCTGAAGACAAGACGTGCAAGGCTGagatgtgtgtgtacatgtacgTGTGCCTCTGTGTGCAAGAGAGATACTAGCACAAGTGCAAAGCTGGAATAGCCTAGGGTTTCCCATCCCTGCAGTTGTAGTGACAGCTTTCCTGGTGCACCTAGTATCGATAAgagtgattttttctttccattgtatCATTTTAGATGCAAGTTAAACTAAAGGAAAGGGAGCAATGGTAGGAGTGAGAAGTTGAACTCCCCCTTCATatgtcttctttttcctgaggTGGGGGCATGGGTCAACCTGTCCCATCCCGAGAGATGTGGCAAAGTCCCTCCTGTTTCTCCTGGGTCTGTCCCAATCTCACAATTACCATGGCTCACCAGGGGGAGGGTCAAGAGAGCCCTGCGCTAAGGACATGGGGACATTCCAGGGGACTGACTCTGAATGGAGATGGCAGCCCCTTTATGAGCCACATTTCTTGGAGCTGATAGCCACCTCTCTCGCATTTGTCACCGCACCCTGGTtgattttatctttctctt
This is a stretch of genomic DNA from Cygnus atratus isolate AKBS03 ecotype Queensland, Australia chromosome 1, CAtr_DNAZoo_HiC_assembly, whole genome shotgun sequence. It encodes these proteins:
- the GRIN2B gene encoding glutamate receptor ionotropic, NMDA 2B, with product MRPRVEYYSPKFWLVLAVLATTGSGAHAQKSHPSIGIAVILVGTSDEVAIKDAHEKDDFHHLSVVPRVELVAMNETDPKSIITRICDLMSDRKIQGVVFADDTDQEAIAQILDFISAQTLTPILGIHGGSSMIMADKDESSMFFQFGPSIEQQASVMLNIMEEYDWYIFSIVTTYFPGYQDFVNKIRSTIEHSFVGWELEEVLLLDMSLDDGDSKIQNQLKKLQSPVILLYCTKEEATYIFEVANSVGLTGYGYTWIVPSLVAGDTDTVPSEFPTGLISVSYDEWDYGLPARVRDGIAIITTAASDMLSEHSFIPEPKSSCYNTQEKRIYQSNMLNRYLINVTFEGRNLSFSEDGYQMHPKLVIILLTKERKWERVGKWKEKKLQMKYYVWPRFELYPDSEEREDDHLSIVTLEEAPFVIVENVDPLSGTCMRNTVPCQKRIVTENKTDEEPDYMKKCCKGFCIDILKKISKSVKFTYDLYLVTNGKHGKKINGTWNGMIGEVVTKRAYMAVGSLTINEERSEVVDFSVPFIETGISVMVSRSNGTVSPSAFLEPFSADVWVMMFVMLLIISAVAVFVFEYFSPVGYNRCLADGREPGGPSFTIGKAIWLLWGLVFNNSVPVQNPKGTTSKIMVSVWAFFAVIFLASYTANLAAFMIQEEYVDQVSGLSDKKFQKPNDFSPPFRFGTVPNGSTERNIRNNYPEMHSYMVKFNQRGVDDALFSLKTGKLDAFIYDAAVLNYMAGRDEGCKLVTIGSGKVFASTGYGIAIQKDSGWKRQVDLAILQLFGDGEMEELEALWLTGICHNEKNEVMSSQLDIDNMAGVFYMLGAAMALSLITFICEHLFYWQFRHCFMGVCSGKPGVVFSISRGIYSCIHGVAIEERQSAMNSPTATMNNTHSNILRLLRTAKNMANLSGVNGSPQSALDFIRRESSVYDISEHRRSFTHSDCKSYNNPPCEENLFSDYISEVERTFGNLQLKDSNVYQDHYHHHHRPHSIGSTSSIDGLYDCDNPPFNAQSRSIGKKPLDLGLPPAKHSQLGDLYGKFSFKSDRYGGSGAHDDLIRSDVSDISTHTVTYGNIEGNAAKRRKQQYKDSLKKRPASAKSRREFDEIELAYRRRPPRSPDHKRYFRDKEGLRDFYLDQFRTKENSPHWEHVDLTDIYKERGDEFKRDTGGGGGGSCTNRAHHKHGSGEFGGSNEHKHGVVSGVPAPWEKNLTNLDWEDRPGTNFCRGCPSKVHNYTPSVVGQNSTRQACIRCEACKKAGNLYDISEDNSLQELDQPPAPVPVATSATSSSKYPQSPSNSASKVQKKNRNKLRRQHSYDTFVDLQKDDSALAPRSVSLKDKGRFLEGSPYAHMFEMPASETTFANNKSSVPATSYHHHNNPGSSGGYMLSKSLYPDRVTQNPFIPTFGDDQCLLHGSKSYFFRQPVVAGGPKARPDFRAIVTTNKPVVSALHGAVPARFQKDVCIGNQSNPCVPNNKNPRAFNGSSNGHVYEKLSSIESDV